In one window of Micromonospora cathayae DNA:
- a CDS encoding acyl carrier protein, translating to MGTTELRQRIAELVSAATGGEVTVADLLAGGSMVALGVDSLGLLRLVDAIELEYGVEVDLQAPGRGLDTLDDLVTLVAGARAALTG from the coding sequence ATGGGTACCACCGAGCTGCGGCAGCGGATCGCCGAGCTGGTCAGTGCGGCGACCGGCGGGGAGGTGACGGTGGCCGACCTGCTGGCGGGCGGCTCGATGGTCGCCCTGGGCGTGGACTCGCTGGGCCTGCTGCGGCTGGTGGACGCCATCGAGCTGGAGTACGGCGTCGAGGTCGACCTCCAGGCACCCGGCCGGGGCCTGGACACGCTGGACGACCTGGTCACCCTGGTGGCCGGGGCGCGCGCCGCGCTGACCGGCTGA
- a CDS encoding NUDIX hydrolase, whose product MRDSVAVVAELVADIVPADPLEAEHRADTLRWLSGTDDVFRRARPATPARHLVSYVVPVDPDDGGVLLVDHVNAGLWLPPGGHVEPDEHPAATARREAHEELGLVLAEHAVAEVPAFLTVTRTVGIDAGHTDVSLWYVVEVRRDQRLDPEQGEFRAARWWSPAELSGTDPARFDPHFGRFRAKLSGRPSAGT is encoded by the coding sequence ATGCGTGACTCGGTGGCGGTGGTGGCGGAGCTGGTCGCGGACATCGTGCCGGCCGACCCGCTGGAGGCGGAGCACCGGGCGGACACCCTGCGTTGGCTGTCCGGCACCGACGACGTGTTCCGCCGGGCCAGGCCGGCGACACCGGCCCGGCACCTGGTGTCGTACGTGGTGCCGGTGGACCCCGACGACGGCGGCGTCCTGCTCGTCGACCACGTCAACGCCGGACTGTGGCTGCCGCCCGGTGGTCACGTCGAACCGGACGAACACCCGGCCGCCACCGCCCGCCGCGAGGCCCACGAGGAGCTGGGTCTCGTCCTGGCCGAGCACGCCGTCGCCGAGGTCCCGGCGTTCCTGACCGTGACCCGGACCGTCGGCATCGACGCCGGGCACACCGACGTGAGCCTGTGGTACGTCGTCGAGGTACGCCGTGACCAGCGACTCGACCCGGAGCAGGGCGAGTTCCGGGCGGCCCGGTGGTGGTCGCCGGCCGAGCTGTCCGGCACCGACCCGGCCCGGTTCGATCCGCACTTCGGCCGGTTCCGCGCCAAGCTGTCCGGCCGGCCCTCCGCCGGGACCTGA
- a CDS encoding SDR family NAD(P)-dependent oxidoreductase, whose protein sequence is MKNVAGTAVVTGGTGGIGLATARGLAGQGYAVTIVGRDPGRGATARAELAAAGPAPARFVRADLSSLTGVSDLAATLRASGPVDVLVNNVGGSYRRHGLTTDGIEAAFALSHLSGYLLTELLVGDMVDRGRGRIVNLSSGAVRVADRTPLDRVEVSGRYFGFTAYGRAKLANLAYTTGLARRLRGTGVTALSADPGGTATDMGRSMRPDSFPWPMKLAFPLIYVNLYRTSVTTAASSSIIAATSDQVEPGSIVGVRGRRRAVDPRATDPATIAAVTALSRELCARHLPQETVGTP, encoded by the coding sequence ATGAAGAACGTTGCAGGCACCGCCGTCGTCACCGGCGGTACCGGGGGAATCGGCCTCGCCACCGCACGTGGCCTCGCCGGACAGGGCTACGCGGTCACCATCGTCGGCCGGGATCCCGGCCGCGGCGCGACCGCCCGGGCGGAACTCGCCGCCGCCGGTCCCGCGCCGGCCCGGTTCGTCCGCGCCGACCTGTCCTCGCTCACCGGGGTCAGCGACCTCGCCGCCACGCTGCGCGCCAGCGGCCCGGTCGACGTCCTGGTCAACAACGTCGGCGGCAGCTACCGCCGGCACGGACTCACCACCGACGGGATAGAGGCGGCTTTCGCCCTGTCCCACCTGTCCGGCTACCTGCTCACCGAACTGCTGGTCGGCGACATGGTCGACCGGGGACGCGGCCGGATCGTCAACCTCAGCTCCGGGGCCGTCCGGGTCGCCGACCGTACCCCCCTCGACCGGGTCGAGGTGTCCGGACGGTACTTCGGTTTCACCGCGTACGGGCGGGCCAAACTGGCCAACCTCGCGTACACCACCGGGCTGGCCCGGCGGCTGCGCGGCACCGGGGTCACCGCCCTCTCGGCCGACCCCGGCGGCACGGCCACCGACATGGGCAGGTCGATGCGCCCGGACAGTTTTCCCTGGCCGATGAAGCTGGCCTTCCCGCTGATCTACGTCAACCTCTACCGGACCAGCGTCACCACCGCGGCGTCCAGTTCGATCATCGCGGCCACCTCGGACCAGGTCGAGCCGGGCAGCATCGTCGGGGTCCGGGGCCGCCGCAGGGCCGTCGACCCCCGGGCCACCGACCCGGCGACCATCGCGGCGGTCACCGCCCTGAGCCGGGAACTGTGCGCACGCCACCTGCCGCAGGAGACCGTCGGTACGCCCTGA
- a CDS encoding winged helix-turn-helix transcriptional regulator translates to MPDVPAPPTPTPDSRTLIDAAGRLRGRWALHVVQALLAGPAGFNDLRRAVPGAGPSVLTRRLADLEAAGIVSREVIPRTPPASRYALTPSGTALGPAIERMVAWAAQWRIGDPHHDVAGALAIFQERWMLELHCALLAGPRRFGELARTIGVNEATLSQRLGDLERRGLIHRLTDQPGSPYAFTPAGRGFEPVGTALLEWAAAASTPPTP, encoded by the coding sequence GTGCCGGACGTGCCCGCCCCACCCACGCCGACGCCGGACTCCCGGACGCTGATCGACGCCGCCGGCCGGCTACGCGGCCGCTGGGCACTGCACGTCGTGCAGGCGTTGCTGGCCGGGCCCGCCGGTTTCAACGACCTGCGGCGCGCGGTACCGGGCGCGGGCCCCAGCGTCCTCACCCGCCGCCTCGCCGACCTGGAGGCCGCCGGGATCGTCAGCCGGGAGGTCATCCCACGCACTCCCCCGGCAAGCCGCTACGCGCTGACCCCGTCCGGTACGGCGCTCGGCCCGGCCATCGAGCGGATGGTGGCCTGGGCGGCGCAGTGGCGGATCGGCGATCCCCACCACGACGTCGCCGGCGCGCTGGCGATCTTCCAGGAACGCTGGATGCTGGAACTGCACTGCGCCCTGCTGGCCGGCCCCCGGCGGTTCGGGGAACTGGCCCGGACCATCGGCGTGAACGAGGCCACGCTCAGCCAGCGCCTCGGCGACCTCGAACGCCGCGGGCTGATCCACCGGCTGACCGACCAGCCCGGGTCGCCGTACGCGTTCACGCCGGCCGGTCGGGGCTTCGAGCCGGTCGGGACGGCGCTGCTGGAGTGGGCGGCCGCCGCCTCCACGCCGCCCACTCCCTGA
- a CDS encoding J domain-containing protein, whose amino-acid sequence MNPSLRALGGRDPYEILGVPRTATTGQIVAAHRQRVRTLHPDSGTGDLHAATLLNLARDVLCDPATRRAYDERTAPDDGPTGADGPAADAPGTSLWDDPDVVTGTTESPHTGWRHHSPPPDPGPVVTETFPDPQPQPQPPYGYPPPYGYPPPYHPPPRAGLPLGVLALILTFVCGPVGLVLGIVALSRRPAPGTADRTCALLAVGIESVLLCCTASYLGLVVVGGALGS is encoded by the coding sequence GTGAACCCGTCGCTGCGCGCCCTGGGCGGCCGGGATCCGTACGAGATTCTCGGCGTGCCGCGTACGGCCACCACCGGGCAGATCGTCGCCGCCCACCGCCAGCGGGTACGGACGCTGCATCCGGACTCGGGCACCGGGGACCTGCACGCCGCCACCCTGCTCAACCTGGCCCGGGACGTGCTCTGCGACCCGGCCACCCGCCGCGCCTACGACGAACGGACCGCCCCCGACGACGGGCCGACCGGCGCGGACGGCCCGGCCGCAGACGCGCCGGGCACCTCGCTCTGGGACGACCCGGACGTCGTCACCGGCACGACCGAGTCACCCCACACCGGGTGGCGGCACCACTCGCCACCGCCGGATCCCGGGCCGGTGGTCACCGAGACCTTCCCCGACCCGCAGCCGCAGCCGCAGCCGCCGTACGGGTATCCACCGCCGTACGGGTATCCGCCGCCCTACCACCCGCCACCCCGGGCGGGGCTGCCGCTCGGGGTGCTCGCGCTGATCCTCACCTTCGTGTGCGGACCGGTCGGTCTGGTGCTGGGCATCGTGGCGCTGAGCCGCCGACCCGCCCCCGGCACCGCAGACCGGACCTGCGCGCTGCTCGCGGTCGGCATCGAGAGCGTGCTGCTCTGCTGCACGGCGTCCTACCTCGGGCTCGTCGTCGTCGGGGGCGCTCTCGGGTCGTAG